Proteins encoded within one genomic window of Candidatus Berkiella cookevillensis:
- a CDS encoding pilin, whose product MNTQKAASGFTLIELMIVVAIIGILAAIAIPAYNDYMVRARTSELINVAANAKTAVSEFRIAQGSFPTSNATAGVTTISTALVSSLGVGANGVITITGNQTALGTGAAFAITLTPSFANGAVSWDCSATGATQFAPASCR is encoded by the coding sequence ATGAACACTCAAAAAGCTGCTTCTGGTTTTACCTTAATTGAATTGATGATCGTCGTTGCTATCATCGGTATCCTTGCTGCCATTGCCATACCGGCTTATAACGACTATATGGTACGGGCAAGAACCTCTGAACTCATCAACGTTGCTGCTAATGCTAAAACGGCTGTGTCCGAATTCAGAATTGCTCAAGGCTCTTTCCCAACCTCAAATGCCACGGCAGGTGTTACCACCATATCAACAGCTTTAGTAAGTAGCTTAGGTGTTGGCGCAAATGGGGTGATTACCATTACCGGCAACCAAACAGCTTTAGGAACTGGTGCAGCCTTTGCTATCACTTTAACACCTTCCTTTGCAAATGGTGCTGTTTCTTGGGATTGCTCTGCTACAGGCGCCACCCAATTTGCACCCGCTTCCTGCAGGTAA
- a CDS encoding amidohydrolase family protein produces MKKFSIISFGIVIFACVTLFLLLPILGGKHPIYSGKALSKEAQSLVDAAFKDLPEEWLDYHVHVVGMGTEDLFVNPKMQSLWNPYQYYRYLVYLRASGITDISKANEQYIARLKALRAQFPKPGKMHLLAFDKFYERNGDANIDETEFYVSNDYVYKLAQRDPSLFVPVISVHPYRKDALEAIKAWHQKGVRFIKWLPNAMGMDPMDENLEAFYRLVKDLDMVILTHVGEEIAVDAEAHQAYGNPLRWRNALSIGTKVIFAHAGSLGTCEDFESRDSSGVSPEVDCFDLTVRLLKEDKYRNNLFADISSITSFNRKEKVIETLVSGEDLQTRLVNGSDYPIPAINAMVSTYQLVSRGFISQEQAKYLKEIYYYNPLIFDFVLKRTLSSPQSAKNFDVKIFLNHEAL; encoded by the coding sequence ATGAAAAAATTTTCCATAATTAGCTTTGGCATCGTGATTTTTGCATGTGTGACATTATTCTTATTATTGCCAATTTTAGGCGGTAAACACCCAATCTATTCCGGTAAAGCATTGAGTAAAGAAGCACAAAGCTTAGTTGATGCAGCTTTTAAAGACTTACCAGAAGAGTGGCTTGATTATCATGTGCATGTTGTGGGTATGGGAACTGAAGATTTGTTTGTCAACCCAAAGATGCAATCTTTATGGAACCCTTATCAATACTATCGTTATTTGGTTTATTTGCGTGCCTCTGGTATTACAGATATTTCTAAGGCAAATGAGCAATATATAGCGCGATTAAAAGCATTACGTGCCCAATTTCCCAAACCAGGAAAAATGCATCTGTTAGCTTTTGATAAATTTTATGAACGAAATGGTGATGCGAATATTGATGAAACAGAATTTTATGTGTCTAATGACTATGTTTATAAGCTCGCGCAAAGAGATCCTTCCTTGTTTGTTCCCGTTATATCGGTGCATCCCTATCGAAAAGATGCACTTGAGGCTATCAAAGCGTGGCATCAGAAAGGTGTGCGTTTTATCAAATGGTTGCCTAATGCTATGGGAATGGATCCCATGGATGAAAACTTAGAGGCTTTTTATCGCTTGGTAAAAGATTTAGATATGGTGATTTTGACGCATGTGGGCGAAGAAATTGCTGTAGATGCAGAAGCGCATCAAGCATATGGTAATCCCTTACGTTGGCGCAACGCATTGTCTATCGGTACTAAAGTGATTTTTGCACATGCGGGTAGCTTGGGTACTTGTGAAGATTTTGAGTCTCGTGATAGTAGCGGGGTATCACCAGAGGTAGATTGTTTTGATTTAACGGTGCGCCTGTTAAAAGAGGACAAATATCGCAATAATTTATTTGCAGATATTTCTTCTATTACATCCTTCAATCGTAAAGAAAAAGTAATTGAGACACTTGTGTCAGGTGAGGATTTGCAAACCCGTTTAGTTAATGGTAGCGATTATCCTATTCCCGCTATTAATGCAATGGTTTCTACCTATCAACTGGTGAGTCGAGGTTTTATTAGTCAAGAGCAAGCAAAGTACCTAAAAGAAATCTACTATTATAATCCTTTAATTTTTGATTTTGTTCTAAAGCGTACTTTAAGCTCTCCACAAAGTGCCAAAAACTTTGATGTAAAAATATTCTTAAATCATGAAGCCCTCTAG